One region of Drosophila teissieri strain GT53w chromosome 2L, Prin_Dtei_1.1, whole genome shotgun sequence genomic DNA includes:
- the LOC122612789 gene encoding synaptotagmin 1 isoform X7, which translates to MPPNAKSETDAKPEAEPAPASEPAAELESVDQKLQETHHSKFREVDRQEQEVLAEKAAEAASQRIAQVESTTRSATTEAQESTTTSLPVIKKIEHVGEVVTEVIAERTGLPTWGVVAIIILVFLVVFGIIFFCVRRFLKKRRTKDGKGKKGVDMKSVQLLGSAYKEKPDMEELTENAEEGDEEDKQSEQKLGRLNFKLEYDFNSNSLAVTVIQAEELPALDMGGTSDPYVKVYLLPDKKKKFETKVHRKTLSPVFNETFTFKSLPYADAMNKTLVFAIFDFDRFSKHDQIGEVKVPLCTIDLAQTIEEWRDLVSVEGEGGQLGDICFSLRYVPTAGKLTVVILEAKNLKKMDVGGLSDPYVKIAIMQNGKRLKKKKTSIKKCTLNPYYNESFSFEVPFEQIQKICLVVTVVDYDRIGTSEPIGRCILGCMGTGTELRHWSDMLASPRRPIAQWHTLKDPEETDEILKNMK; encoded by the exons ATGCCGCCAAATGCGAAATCGGAAACGGACGCCAAACCGGAAGCGGAACCAGCGCCAGCGTCCGAGCCGGCAGCGGAACTGGAGTCCGTGGACCAGAAGCTGCAAGAAACACATCACTCCAAATTCCGTGAGGTGGAcaggcaggagcaggaggtgctCGCCGAGaaggcggcggaggcggccAGTCAAAGAATCGCACAGGTTGAATCAACAACACGTAGTGCAACCACAGAGGCTCAGg AATCCACCACCACCTCATTGCCGGTGATCAAAAAGATCGAGCATGTCGGCGAAGTGGTCACCGAGGTGATCGCGGAGCGCACGGGGCTGCCCACATGGGGCGTGGTGGCCATCATCATACTCGTGTTCCTGGTCGTCTTTGGTATAATCTTCTTCTGTGTGCGGAGATTCCTGAAGAAGCGAAGAACCAAAGATGGTAAGGGTAAGAAGGGTGTCGACATGAAGTCGGTACAGTTGTTGGGATCGGCGTACAAGGAGAAA CCTGATATGGAGGAACTCACCGAAAATGCCGAGGAGGGCGACGAGGAGGACAAGCAGAGCGAACAGAAGCTGGGGCGCCTCAACTTCAAG CTGGAATACGATTTCAACTCGAACAGTTTGGCCGTGACGGTGATCCAAGCTGAGGAGCTTCCCGCCCTGGACATGGGCGGCACCTCGGATCCCTATGTCAAGGTGTACTTGCTGCCcgacaagaagaagaagttcGAGACCAAGGTGCACCGCAAGACCCTGAGTCCGGTCTTCAACGAGACGTTCACCTTCAAG AGTTTGCCGTACGCCGATGCCATGAACAAGACGCTAGTGTTTGCCATATTCGACTTCGATCGCTTCTCGAAGCACGACCAGATCGGCGAGGTGAAGGTGCCACTGTGCACCATCGACCTGGCGCAGACGATCGAGGAGTGGCGCGACCTGGTCAGCGTTGAAGGAGAGGGCGGACAG CTGGGAGACATCTGCTTCTCGCTGCGCTACGTGCCGACCGCCGGAAAGCTAACCGTCGTCATCCTGGAGGCCAAGAACCTGAAGAAGATGGACGTGGGCGGACTGTCTG ATCCATATGTGAAAATTGCAATCatgcaaaatggcaaacgtttgaaaaagaagaagacaAGTATCAAAAAATGCACCCTCAACCCTTACTATAATGAGTCGTTCTCATTTGAAGTACCATTTGAACAAATACAA AAAATCTGTCTCGTTGTGACCGTCGTGGACTACGATCGTATTGGAACCTCCGAACCCATCGGCCGCTGCATACTTGGCTGCATGGGCACCGGAACCGAGCTGCGTCACTGGTCGGACATGTTGGCCTCGCCCCGCCGGCCCATCGCCCAGTGGCACACCCTCAAGGATCCCGAGGAGACCGACGAGATCCTGAAGAACATGAAGTAA
- the LOC122612789 gene encoding synaptotagmin 1 isoform X5 produces MPPNAKSETDAKPEAEPAPASEPAAELESVDQKLQETHHSKFREVDRQEQEVLAEKAAEAASQRIAQVESTTRSATTEAQESTTTSLPVIKKIEHVGEVVTEVIAERTGLPTWGVVAIIILVFLVVFGIIFFCVRRFLKKRRTKDGKGKKGVDMKSVQLLGSAYKEKPDMEELTENAEEGDEEDKQSEQKLGRLNFKLEYDFNSNSLAVTVIQAEELPALDMGGTSDPYVKVYLLPDKKKKFETKVHRKTLSPVFNETFTFKSLPYADAMNKTLVFAIFDFDRFSKHDQIGEVKVPLCTIDLAQTIEEWRDLVSVEGEGGQEKLGDICFSLRYVPTAGKLTVVILEAKNLKKMDVGGLSDPYVKIAIMQNGKRLKKKKTSIKKCTLNPYYNESFSFEVPFEQIQKICLVVTVVDYDRIGTSEPIGRCILGCMGTGTELRHWSDMLASPRRPIAQWHTLKDPEETDEILKNMK; encoded by the exons ATGCCGCCAAATGCGAAATCGGAAACGGACGCCAAACCGGAAGCGGAACCAGCGCCAGCGTCCGAGCCGGCAGCGGAACTGGAGTCCGTGGACCAGAAGCTGCAAGAAACACATCACTCCAAATTCCGTGAGGTGGAcaggcaggagcaggaggtgctCGCCGAGaaggcggcggaggcggccAGTCAAAGAATCGCACAGGTTGAATCAACAACACGTAGTGCAACCACAGAGGCTCAGg AATCCACCACCACCTCATTGCCGGTGATCAAAAAGATCGAGCATGTCGGCGAAGTGGTCACCGAGGTGATCGCGGAGCGCACGGGGCTGCCCACATGGGGCGTGGTGGCCATCATCATACTCGTGTTCCTGGTCGTCTTTGGTATAATCTTCTTCTGTGTGCGGAGATTCCTGAAGAAGCGAAGAACCAAAGATGGTAAGGGTAAGAAGGGTGTCGACATGAAGTCGGTACAGTTGTTGGGATCGGCGTACAAGGAGAAA CCTGATATGGAGGAACTCACCGAAAATGCCGAGGAGGGCGACGAGGAGGACAAGCAGAGCGAACAGAAGCTGGGGCGCCTCAACTTCAAG CTGGAATACGATTTCAACTCGAACAGTTTGGCCGTGACGGTGATCCAAGCTGAGGAGCTTCCCGCCCTGGACATGGGCGGCACCTCGGATCCCTATGTCAAGGTGTACTTGCTGCCcgacaagaagaagaagttcGAGACCAAGGTGCACCGCAAGACCCTGAGTCCGGTCTTCAACGAGACGTTCACCTTCAAG AGTTTGCCGTACGCCGATGCCATGAACAAGACGCTAGTGTTTGCCATATTCGACTTCGATCGCTTCTCGAAGCACGACCAGATCGGCGAGGTGAAGGTGCCACTGTGCACCATCGACCTGGCGCAGACGATCGAGGAGTGGCGCGACCTGGTCAGCGTTGAAGGAGAGGGCGGACAG GAAAAGCTGGGAGACATCTGCTTCTCGCTGCGCTACGTGCCGACCGCCGGAAAGCTAACCGTCGTCATCCTGGAGGCCAAGAACCTGAAGAAGATGGACGTGGGCGGACTGTCTG ATCCATATGTGAAAATTGCAATCatgcaaaatggcaaacgtttgaaaaagaagaagacaAGTATCAAAAAATGCACCCTCAACCCTTACTATAATGAGTCGTTCTCATTTGAAGTACCATTTGAACAAATACAA AAAATCTGTCTCGTTGTGACCGTCGTGGACTACGATCGTATTGGAACCTCCGAACCCATCGGCCGCTGCATACTTGGCTGCATGGGCACCGGAACCGAGCTGCGTCACTGGTCGGACATGTTGGCCTCGCCCCGCCGGCCCATCGCCCAGTGGCACACCCTCAAGGATCCCGAGGAGACCGACGAGATCCTGAAGAACATGAAGTAA
- the LOC122612789 gene encoding synaptotagmin 1 isoform X6, translating into MPPNAKSETDAKPEAEPAPASEPAAELESVDQKLQETHHSKFREVDRQEQEVLAEKAAEAASQRIAQVESTTRSATTEAQESTTTSLPVIKKIEHVGEVVTEVIAERTGLPTWGVVAIIILVFLVVFGIIFFCVRRFLKKRRTKDGKGKKGVDMKSVQLLGSAYKEKVQPDMEELTENAEEGDEEDKQSEQKLGRLNFKLEYDFNSNSLAVTVIQAEELPALDMGGTSDPYVKVYLLPDKKKKFETKVHRKTLSPVFNETFTFKSLPYADAMNKTLVFAIFDFDRFSKHDQIGEVKVPLCTIDLAQTIEEWRDLVSVEGEGGQLGDICFSLRYVPTAGKLTVVILEAKNLKKMDVGGLSDPYVKIAIMQNGKRLKKKKTSIKKCTLNPYYNESFSFEVPFEQIQKICLVVTVVDYDRIGTSEPIGRCILGCMGTGTELRHWSDMLASPRRPIAQWHTLKDPEETDEILKNMK; encoded by the exons ATGCCGCCAAATGCGAAATCGGAAACGGACGCCAAACCGGAAGCGGAACCAGCGCCAGCGTCCGAGCCGGCAGCGGAACTGGAGTCCGTGGACCAGAAGCTGCAAGAAACACATCACTCCAAATTCCGTGAGGTGGAcaggcaggagcaggaggtgctCGCCGAGaaggcggcggaggcggccAGTCAAAGAATCGCACAGGTTGAATCAACAACACGTAGTGCAACCACAGAGGCTCAGg AATCCACCACCACCTCATTGCCGGTGATCAAAAAGATCGAGCATGTCGGCGAAGTGGTCACCGAGGTGATCGCGGAGCGCACGGGGCTGCCCACATGGGGCGTGGTGGCCATCATCATACTCGTGTTCCTGGTCGTCTTTGGTATAATCTTCTTCTGTGTGCGGAGATTCCTGAAGAAGCGAAGAACCAAAGATGGTAAGGGTAAGAAGGGTGTCGACATGAAGTCGGTACAGTTGTTGGGATCGGCGTACAAGGAGAAA GTTCAGCCTGATATGGAGGAACTCACCGAAAATGCCGAGGAGGGCGACGAGGAGGACAAGCAGAGCGAACAGAAGCTGGGGCGCCTCAACTTCAAG CTGGAATACGATTTCAACTCGAACAGTTTGGCCGTGACGGTGATCCAAGCTGAGGAGCTTCCCGCCCTGGACATGGGCGGCACCTCGGATCCCTATGTCAAGGTGTACTTGCTGCCcgacaagaagaagaagttcGAGACCAAGGTGCACCGCAAGACCCTGAGTCCGGTCTTCAACGAGACGTTCACCTTCAAG AGTTTGCCGTACGCCGATGCCATGAACAAGACGCTAGTGTTTGCCATATTCGACTTCGATCGCTTCTCGAAGCACGACCAGATCGGCGAGGTGAAGGTGCCACTGTGCACCATCGACCTGGCGCAGACGATCGAGGAGTGGCGCGACCTGGTCAGCGTTGAAGGAGAGGGCGGACAG CTGGGAGACATCTGCTTCTCGCTGCGCTACGTGCCGACCGCCGGAAAGCTAACCGTCGTCATCCTGGAGGCCAAGAACCTGAAGAAGATGGACGTGGGCGGACTGTCTG ATCCATATGTGAAAATTGCAATCatgcaaaatggcaaacgtttgaaaaagaagaagacaAGTATCAAAAAATGCACCCTCAACCCTTACTATAATGAGTCGTTCTCATTTGAAGTACCATTTGAACAAATACAA AAAATCTGTCTCGTTGTGACCGTCGTGGACTACGATCGTATTGGAACCTCCGAACCCATCGGCCGCTGCATACTTGGCTGCATGGGCACCGGAACCGAGCTGCGTCACTGGTCGGACATGTTGGCCTCGCCCCGCCGGCCCATCGCCCAGTGGCACACCCTCAAGGATCCCGAGGAGACCGACGAGATCCTGAAGAACATGAAGTAA
- the LOC122612789 gene encoding synaptotagmin 1 isoform X4, producing the protein MPPNAKSETDAKPEAEPAPASEPAAELESVDQKLQETHHSKFREVDRQEQEVLAEKAAEAASQRIAQVESTTRSATTEAQESTTTSLPVIKKIEHVGEVVTEVIAERTGLPTWGVVAIIILVFLVVFGIIFFCVRRFLKKRRTKDGKGKKGVDMKSVQLLGSAYKEKVQPDMEELTENAEEGDEEDKQSEQKLGRLNFKLEYDFNSNSLAVTVIQAEELPALDMGGTSDPYVKVYLLPDKKKKFETKVHRKTLSPVFNETFTFKSLPYADAMNKTLVFAIFDFDRFSKHDQIGEVKVPLCTIDLAQTIEEWRDLVSVEGEGGQEKLGDICFSLRYVPTAGKLTVVILEAKNLKKMDVGGLSDPYVKIAIMQNGKRLKKKKTSIKKCTLNPYYNESFSFEVPFEQIQKICLVVTVVDYDRIGTSEPIGRCILGCMGTGTELRHWSDMLASPRRPIAQWHTLKDPEETDEILKNMK; encoded by the exons ATGCCGCCAAATGCGAAATCGGAAACGGACGCCAAACCGGAAGCGGAACCAGCGCCAGCGTCCGAGCCGGCAGCGGAACTGGAGTCCGTGGACCAGAAGCTGCAAGAAACACATCACTCCAAATTCCGTGAGGTGGAcaggcaggagcaggaggtgctCGCCGAGaaggcggcggaggcggccAGTCAAAGAATCGCACAGGTTGAATCAACAACACGTAGTGCAACCACAGAGGCTCAGg AATCCACCACCACCTCATTGCCGGTGATCAAAAAGATCGAGCATGTCGGCGAAGTGGTCACCGAGGTGATCGCGGAGCGCACGGGGCTGCCCACATGGGGCGTGGTGGCCATCATCATACTCGTGTTCCTGGTCGTCTTTGGTATAATCTTCTTCTGTGTGCGGAGATTCCTGAAGAAGCGAAGAACCAAAGATGGTAAGGGTAAGAAGGGTGTCGACATGAAGTCGGTACAGTTGTTGGGATCGGCGTACAAGGAGAAA GTTCAGCCTGATATGGAGGAACTCACCGAAAATGCCGAGGAGGGCGACGAGGAGGACAAGCAGAGCGAACAGAAGCTGGGGCGCCTCAACTTCAAG CTGGAATACGATTTCAACTCGAACAGTTTGGCCGTGACGGTGATCCAAGCTGAGGAGCTTCCCGCCCTGGACATGGGCGGCACCTCGGATCCCTATGTCAAGGTGTACTTGCTGCCcgacaagaagaagaagttcGAGACCAAGGTGCACCGCAAGACCCTGAGTCCGGTCTTCAACGAGACGTTCACCTTCAAG AGTTTGCCGTACGCCGATGCCATGAACAAGACGCTAGTGTTTGCCATATTCGACTTCGATCGCTTCTCGAAGCACGACCAGATCGGCGAGGTGAAGGTGCCACTGTGCACCATCGACCTGGCGCAGACGATCGAGGAGTGGCGCGACCTGGTCAGCGTTGAAGGAGAGGGCGGACAG GAAAAGCTGGGAGACATCTGCTTCTCGCTGCGCTACGTGCCGACCGCCGGAAAGCTAACCGTCGTCATCCTGGAGGCCAAGAACCTGAAGAAGATGGACGTGGGCGGACTGTCTG ATCCATATGTGAAAATTGCAATCatgcaaaatggcaaacgtttgaaaaagaagaagacaAGTATCAAAAAATGCACCCTCAACCCTTACTATAATGAGTCGTTCTCATTTGAAGTACCATTTGAACAAATACAA AAAATCTGTCTCGTTGTGACCGTCGTGGACTACGATCGTATTGGAACCTCCGAACCCATCGGCCGCTGCATACTTGGCTGCATGGGCACCGGAACCGAGCTGCGTCACTGGTCGGACATGTTGGCCTCGCCCCGCCGGCCCATCGCCCAGTGGCACACCCTCAAGGATCCCGAGGAGACCGACGAGATCCTGAAGAACATGAAGTAA
- the LOC122612789 gene encoding synaptotagmin 1 isoform X2, whose protein sequence is MPPNAKSETDAKPEAEPAPASEPAAELESVDQKLQETHHSKFREVDRQEQEVLAEKAAEAASQRIAQVESTTRSATTEAQESTTTSLPVIKKIEHVGEVVTEVIAERTGLPTWGVVAIIILVFLVVFGIIFFCVRRFLKKRRTKDGKGKKGVDMKSVQLLGSAYKEKPDMEELTENAEEGDEEDKQSEQKLGRLNFKLEYDFNSNSLAVTVIQAEELPALDMGGTSDPYVKVYLLPDKKKKFETKVHRKTLSPVFNETFTFKSLPYADAMNKTLVFAIFDFDRFSKHDQIGEVKVPLCTIDLAQTIEEWRDLVSVEGEGGQEKLGDICFSLRYVPTAGKLTVVILEAKNLKKMDVGGLSDPYVKIAIMQNGKRLKKKKTSIKKCTLNPYYNESFSFEVPFEQIQVCENVLYYPIKYHNYYYSTTILLLPTAYTNYLLLLLLLLLLLLLSSSELSTKETKLNRVLSTQPPSKHTLAYLRAIVVVNYTTYIPYIYIYIHILNTCIPKQATTTPNSEPNNRTLLETNLRITHKDI, encoded by the exons ATGCCGCCAAATGCGAAATCGGAAACGGACGCCAAACCGGAAGCGGAACCAGCGCCAGCGTCCGAGCCGGCAGCGGAACTGGAGTCCGTGGACCAGAAGCTGCAAGAAACACATCACTCCAAATTCCGTGAGGTGGAcaggcaggagcaggaggtgctCGCCGAGaaggcggcggaggcggccAGTCAAAGAATCGCACAGGTTGAATCAACAACACGTAGTGCAACCACAGAGGCTCAGg AATCCACCACCACCTCATTGCCGGTGATCAAAAAGATCGAGCATGTCGGCGAAGTGGTCACCGAGGTGATCGCGGAGCGCACGGGGCTGCCCACATGGGGCGTGGTGGCCATCATCATACTCGTGTTCCTGGTCGTCTTTGGTATAATCTTCTTCTGTGTGCGGAGATTCCTGAAGAAGCGAAGAACCAAAGATGGTAAGGGTAAGAAGGGTGTCGACATGAAGTCGGTACAGTTGTTGGGATCGGCGTACAAGGAGAAA CCTGATATGGAGGAACTCACCGAAAATGCCGAGGAGGGCGACGAGGAGGACAAGCAGAGCGAACAGAAGCTGGGGCGCCTCAACTTCAAG CTGGAATACGATTTCAACTCGAACAGTTTGGCCGTGACGGTGATCCAAGCTGAGGAGCTTCCCGCCCTGGACATGGGCGGCACCTCGGATCCCTATGTCAAGGTGTACTTGCTGCCcgacaagaagaagaagttcGAGACCAAGGTGCACCGCAAGACCCTGAGTCCGGTCTTCAACGAGACGTTCACCTTCAAG AGTTTGCCGTACGCCGATGCCATGAACAAGACGCTAGTGTTTGCCATATTCGACTTCGATCGCTTCTCGAAGCACGACCAGATCGGCGAGGTGAAGGTGCCACTGTGCACCATCGACCTGGCGCAGACGATCGAGGAGTGGCGCGACCTGGTCAGCGTTGAAGGAGAGGGCGGACAG GAAAAGCTGGGAGACATCTGCTTCTCGCTGCGCTACGTGCCGACCGCCGGAAAGCTAACCGTCGTCATCCTGGAGGCCAAGAACCTGAAGAAGATGGACGTGGGCGGACTGTCTG ATCCATATGTGAAAATTGCAATCatgcaaaatggcaaacgtttgaaaaagaagaagacaAGTATCAAAAAATGCACCCTCAACCCTTACTATAATGAGTCGTTCTCATTTGAAGTACCATTTGAACAAATACAAGTATGCGAGAATGTATTATACTATCCTATAAAATACCACAACTACTACTACTCTACTACTATACTACTACTGCCTACTGCCTATACAAACTacctactactactactactattaCTGTTACTACTGTTACTGTCCTCTTCTGAACTATCTACCAAAGAAACCAAACTAAACCGAGTTTTGAGTACCCAACCTCCCTCTAAACACACACTAGCCTACTTACGTGCAATCGTTGTTGTTAATTATACTACATATATaccgtatatatatatatatatccatatattgAATACTTGTATTCCAAAACAAGcgacaacaacaccaaacTCTGAACCAAACAACCGAACACTCTTAGAGACCAATCTTCGTATTACCCATAAAGATATCTAA
- the LOC122612789 gene encoding synaptotagmin 1 isoform X3, producing MPPNAKSETDAKPEAEPAPASEPAAELESVDQKLQETHHSKFREVDRQEQEVLAEKAAEAASQRIAQVESTTRSATTEAQESTTTSLPVIKKIEHVGEVVTEVIAERTGLPTWGVVAIIILVFLVVFGIIFFCVRRFLKKRRTKDGKGKKGVDMKSVQLLGSAYKEKVQPDMEELTENAEEGDEEDKQSEQKLGRLNFKLEYDFNSNSLAVTVIQAEELPALDMGGTSDPYVKVYLLPDKKKKFETKVHRKTLSPVFNETFTFKSLPYADAMNKTLVFAIFDFDRFSKHDQIGEVKVPLCTIDLAQTIEEWRDLVSVEGEGGQLGDICFSLRYVPTAGKLTVVILEAKNLKKMDVGGLSDPYVKIAIMQNGKRLKKKKTSIKKCTLNPYYNESFSFEVPFEQIQVCENVLYYPIKYHNYYYSTTILLLPTAYTNYLLLLLLLLLLLLLSSSELSTKETKLNRVLSTQPPSKHTLAYLRAIVVVNYTTYIPYIYIYIHILNTCIPKQATTTPNSEPNNRTLLETNLRITHKDI from the exons ATGCCGCCAAATGCGAAATCGGAAACGGACGCCAAACCGGAAGCGGAACCAGCGCCAGCGTCCGAGCCGGCAGCGGAACTGGAGTCCGTGGACCAGAAGCTGCAAGAAACACATCACTCCAAATTCCGTGAGGTGGAcaggcaggagcaggaggtgctCGCCGAGaaggcggcggaggcggccAGTCAAAGAATCGCACAGGTTGAATCAACAACACGTAGTGCAACCACAGAGGCTCAGg AATCCACCACCACCTCATTGCCGGTGATCAAAAAGATCGAGCATGTCGGCGAAGTGGTCACCGAGGTGATCGCGGAGCGCACGGGGCTGCCCACATGGGGCGTGGTGGCCATCATCATACTCGTGTTCCTGGTCGTCTTTGGTATAATCTTCTTCTGTGTGCGGAGATTCCTGAAGAAGCGAAGAACCAAAGATGGTAAGGGTAAGAAGGGTGTCGACATGAAGTCGGTACAGTTGTTGGGATCGGCGTACAAGGAGAAA GTTCAGCCTGATATGGAGGAACTCACCGAAAATGCCGAGGAGGGCGACGAGGAGGACAAGCAGAGCGAACAGAAGCTGGGGCGCCTCAACTTCAAG CTGGAATACGATTTCAACTCGAACAGTTTGGCCGTGACGGTGATCCAAGCTGAGGAGCTTCCCGCCCTGGACATGGGCGGCACCTCGGATCCCTATGTCAAGGTGTACTTGCTGCCcgacaagaagaagaagttcGAGACCAAGGTGCACCGCAAGACCCTGAGTCCGGTCTTCAACGAGACGTTCACCTTCAAG AGTTTGCCGTACGCCGATGCCATGAACAAGACGCTAGTGTTTGCCATATTCGACTTCGATCGCTTCTCGAAGCACGACCAGATCGGCGAGGTGAAGGTGCCACTGTGCACCATCGACCTGGCGCAGACGATCGAGGAGTGGCGCGACCTGGTCAGCGTTGAAGGAGAGGGCGGACAG CTGGGAGACATCTGCTTCTCGCTGCGCTACGTGCCGACCGCCGGAAAGCTAACCGTCGTCATCCTGGAGGCCAAGAACCTGAAGAAGATGGACGTGGGCGGACTGTCTG ATCCATATGTGAAAATTGCAATCatgcaaaatggcaaacgtttgaaaaagaagaagacaAGTATCAAAAAATGCACCCTCAACCCTTACTATAATGAGTCGTTCTCATTTGAAGTACCATTTGAACAAATACAAGTATGCGAGAATGTATTATACTATCCTATAAAATACCACAACTACTACTACTCTACTACTATACTACTACTGCCTACTGCCTATACAAACTacctactactactactactattaCTGTTACTACTGTTACTGTCCTCTTCTGAACTATCTACCAAAGAAACCAAACTAAACCGAGTTTTGAGTACCCAACCTCCCTCTAAACACACACTAGCCTACTTACGTGCAATCGTTGTTGTTAATTATACTACATATATaccgtatatatatatatatatccatatattgAATACTTGTATTCCAAAACAAGcgacaacaacaccaaacTCTGAACCAAACAACCGAACACTCTTAGAGACCAATCTTCGTATTACCCATAAAGATATCTAA
- the LOC122612789 gene encoding synaptotagmin 1 isoform X1 yields MPPNAKSETDAKPEAEPAPASEPAAELESVDQKLQETHHSKFREVDRQEQEVLAEKAAEAASQRIAQVESTTRSATTEAQESTTTSLPVIKKIEHVGEVVTEVIAERTGLPTWGVVAIIILVFLVVFGIIFFCVRRFLKKRRTKDGKGKKGVDMKSVQLLGSAYKEKVQPDMEELTENAEEGDEEDKQSEQKLGRLNFKLEYDFNSNSLAVTVIQAEELPALDMGGTSDPYVKVYLLPDKKKKFETKVHRKTLSPVFNETFTFKSLPYADAMNKTLVFAIFDFDRFSKHDQIGEVKVPLCTIDLAQTIEEWRDLVSVEGEGGQEKLGDICFSLRYVPTAGKLTVVILEAKNLKKMDVGGLSDPYVKIAIMQNGKRLKKKKTSIKKCTLNPYYNESFSFEVPFEQIQVCENVLYYPIKYHNYYYSTTILLLPTAYTNYLLLLLLLLLLLLLSSSELSTKETKLNRVLSTQPPSKHTLAYLRAIVVVNYTTYIPYIYIYIHILNTCIPKQATTTPNSEPNNRTLLETNLRITHKDI; encoded by the exons ATGCCGCCAAATGCGAAATCGGAAACGGACGCCAAACCGGAAGCGGAACCAGCGCCAGCGTCCGAGCCGGCAGCGGAACTGGAGTCCGTGGACCAGAAGCTGCAAGAAACACATCACTCCAAATTCCGTGAGGTGGAcaggcaggagcaggaggtgctCGCCGAGaaggcggcggaggcggccAGTCAAAGAATCGCACAGGTTGAATCAACAACACGTAGTGCAACCACAGAGGCTCAGg AATCCACCACCACCTCATTGCCGGTGATCAAAAAGATCGAGCATGTCGGCGAAGTGGTCACCGAGGTGATCGCGGAGCGCACGGGGCTGCCCACATGGGGCGTGGTGGCCATCATCATACTCGTGTTCCTGGTCGTCTTTGGTATAATCTTCTTCTGTGTGCGGAGATTCCTGAAGAAGCGAAGAACCAAAGATGGTAAGGGTAAGAAGGGTGTCGACATGAAGTCGGTACAGTTGTTGGGATCGGCGTACAAGGAGAAA GTTCAGCCTGATATGGAGGAACTCACCGAAAATGCCGAGGAGGGCGACGAGGAGGACAAGCAGAGCGAACAGAAGCTGGGGCGCCTCAACTTCAAG CTGGAATACGATTTCAACTCGAACAGTTTGGCCGTGACGGTGATCCAAGCTGAGGAGCTTCCCGCCCTGGACATGGGCGGCACCTCGGATCCCTATGTCAAGGTGTACTTGCTGCCcgacaagaagaagaagttcGAGACCAAGGTGCACCGCAAGACCCTGAGTCCGGTCTTCAACGAGACGTTCACCTTCAAG AGTTTGCCGTACGCCGATGCCATGAACAAGACGCTAGTGTTTGCCATATTCGACTTCGATCGCTTCTCGAAGCACGACCAGATCGGCGAGGTGAAGGTGCCACTGTGCACCATCGACCTGGCGCAGACGATCGAGGAGTGGCGCGACCTGGTCAGCGTTGAAGGAGAGGGCGGACAG GAAAAGCTGGGAGACATCTGCTTCTCGCTGCGCTACGTGCCGACCGCCGGAAAGCTAACCGTCGTCATCCTGGAGGCCAAGAACCTGAAGAAGATGGACGTGGGCGGACTGTCTG ATCCATATGTGAAAATTGCAATCatgcaaaatggcaaacgtttgaaaaagaagaagacaAGTATCAAAAAATGCACCCTCAACCCTTACTATAATGAGTCGTTCTCATTTGAAGTACCATTTGAACAAATACAAGTATGCGAGAATGTATTATACTATCCTATAAAATACCACAACTACTACTACTCTACTACTATACTACTACTGCCTACTGCCTATACAAACTacctactactactactactattaCTGTTACTACTGTTACTGTCCTCTTCTGAACTATCTACCAAAGAAACCAAACTAAACCGAGTTTTGAGTACCCAACCTCCCTCTAAACACACACTAGCCTACTTACGTGCAATCGTTGTTGTTAATTATACTACATATATaccgtatatatatatatatatccatatattgAATACTTGTATTCCAAAACAAGcgacaacaacaccaaacTCTGAACCAAACAACCGAACACTCTTAGAGACCAATCTTCGTATTACCCATAAAGATATCTAA